DNA from Tripterygium wilfordii isolate XIE 37 chromosome 15, ASM1340144v1, whole genome shotgun sequence:
TCAAATCTTTGTACAGAGACACCACTTTCATCATGGATTTTGGATTTACAATATCCTCCAGACCTGTAACTACTTGTGCTAAATCCTCCGAATCGCCAAAGATTTTGCGCTTCTTACTTTCCTTCTTCATCTCTAGCCTCTTCAAGCCCCTCTTCTTCTCAGTGGATGATTCAAGAAAGAAGGCAAAATCACCGGAATCGCTTCTCGTATGCCCTGGAGGCGGAAAAGGAACGCACCTTGACATGGCTCTCTCTCAAACAATTAAGCAAAGCAATtctcaaaatatttatatgctGGTGGTTTGTGTATCCACTGATCAACACCTctcctttatatatatagaccctGATTACTCCTAATTCAGATAGGTAAATGAATCATAATTCTATTTCTtctaataatgaaaaaaaatacaaaaaatatttaaaacttaaaaagtgtAAGAtgcatgaaaaaataaattcaaattttcGATGATTTTCTCTTGAAGAGATCGATCTTGATCTTGTTCTCGTTCCTCTTTCTATTCTATTTTCTTGAAGGACACTTCAGACTTCCCATTCACGTAATATATTGTTAGCAGGAAACATAGATAGCATCTAACCCTATGTTCAACGCAGACCTTTCTCCATCTCTCTATAGAATTGATAATTTTGGGCTTTCTCCGTCTGCATTGAGAGAATCGTGATTGTTGGGAGAAGAGCATTTAACCCTAAATTAAACGCTGATTGAGatatgtgggtgtttggcagtgcgttcacattgcgttcagttgcaccgcacctcatagcaccacagttttttgtgacgcgccaaacagcttttgcatTCCAACTCACCTTacaacacctcaccacacctcataGCACTCCCAaatgcttacaatatatgttgaattgtcttacgtaatcaaattaggtcaattattttaaaatacgcttacaatatatgttgaattgtcctacgtaatcaaattaggtcaattattttattttaaattaatgtacaacgtaaacattaagtgattttatattaatattattagtaatctaatataaccgtaatttagatacgtcaaactcACCTTAcaacaccgcaccacagttttaaaaatgataagCCAAATaactttttgcgtttcaactcatcTCACAACATcatagttttataactcacagcaccgcacaacaCCTCACCGCAGTTGACAataccctcactaatcactgaGATAATTGAGACATATATTACTGGGATccgtagttttttttttttgggagtcCACAAAAAGGTCGAAAGATAGAGGCCAGCAGTAGCAGGTCCATGCCAACATGACACGAGGGAACTAAACAATCTCGCTCTAACTTTTAACCCAATCACCAGGTATCGATCCTTCAGTAGTCCTCCTTCAATCCTCAAGATTTGCAACTGTGTGCGCTCCGGAGATAAGGGAACGTAGGGAGAAAGATGAAGCTCTCCTTCAATCTTCGAGATGAGAACCAGAGAAGCCCACTTTTCAAGGCCAAAATACCCGTCACTGTATTCAGCCAACCCTTCACGTCTACGGTCTCTGCCAATCTCAACACGCCTCAAGATCCATCCTTTTCTGTCTCTACAAACTATTCTTCTGGTCCTTCTGCAAGACTCTCTTACTCTGCCTCCACCACTACAGTCGCACCTTTCACTCTCTCCCTCAAGTCTGGTTTAGGCCTCTCTGGCTCTCCACGCAATTCCCCTCTCATCTTCTCTGCCCACTTCTCTCTTTCCTCCACAAACCCATCTACTATCACCTCCGCCTTCTCTATCCACTTCAAGCCCCAATTCGGTCACTTCTCTCTTCTCAAGACCACATCTTCTAACCCCAACCCTAACTCTAAACCAAATTCTGGATcccacacaattcccgaggctAATTCGGATTCTGGGTCACGTTCAAATGGTCAGTTTGGAGATGGGCTTGTGCGAGATGGTTGGCAGGAGGTAAAGTTAGAACCTTGTGGTGGCAATGACAATGGTGATGTAAACGCTAATTCTGATTATACTGGAATTGGCCCAATTGGGTTTATGCCAGAGAGGTCATTGGTGTCTAGGGACGGTAAAAATCTATGGTCTTCGAGAGGAGTAGCTATTAAGGCTAGGACAGTGTTGCCTGTGACAAATCGGGTAGCAATGAATTTGAGGTGGGGATTGAATTTACCTGCAGATTTGAAGGGGAAAGTTCCGTACTTGACTTTGGATAAGATTGGTATAGTGAGGGTGGAGGAGGTGAAAGAGGTGAAAACAATAACGAATAAGAGTGATGTGGGCGATGTGGAGTTGTTGAAGGGTATGTACCTTTGGATGAAAAGGGACTTGGAGGTTTTGGAGAAGGAAAATATGGAGATGAGGCAGAGTTTGGAGGGGTTGAGATCGGGAATTTCATCCAGGAAGTCGTATGGGGAGAGTAATGGTGGTAGAAAGACAACATTACCACCTCCTAATGAGAATATGGGGGAGTTTGATCAATGGAGGAGCAAAAGGAATGGGGAAGCAATGCCAACTCCTAATCACAGTTTGCATCACTTTGAGCAGTGGAGGGGCAAAAAGAATGGTGAAGGCAGCGCCCAAAGAGAGTCAAAGAAGCCTGCCAATCAGGTGACTGATCTGGAAAGTGAGTTGCAGAAGGCTATCAAGGCTGCTTCCTTGTAGACCAGGTTTGGGATGTTTGAATGTATTATGTATGGTTTGCTTGCTTCTTCTTAATATGTATATAGCAGCTGATCTTTTGTCAAGAAACTATTTCCCTAATTTATTTAGGGTAGCAGAGGCATAGATAGTATAGCGGGGTTGTTGATGCAAACCTACTTGGTGGCATTAATAATCCAGTGTAAAATAATGTAGCCTACGCTGTTGGTTTCATCATCCATATATCTTTATTTCACTTGCAACAACACTTGAACAAGTTAATGAACTTTTGTTGTCAGCATTGGCttatatttaaattttgaaaagaaaattatccACTTTAATGATTGGTTTGTTAAAATTTCTCTGTCAAAGATCTTAGCTGAGCCTCTTGCTTTCTTTAACTAAATGAACATTTGATTGTTGTTTAGTTCATCTTTATATTTGCTTGGAAGTAGCCCAGTACATGCCTTTGCTATCCACTTGCCAATCTGTAGCATAAATAACATAGATATAGGCGGTCATGGAAATGATGGAGCTTGAAGATTAAGCTTATGATCCATTATTCTTATAATGGGACCCAAAAAAAAGGCGCTTCTTTGACGTGGAGGTTTTTGCGATTATCAATCTCTATGTTTGGAGAAATTATCCGGAAAATCTTTTTGTTACATGATAACATTGTGTAATTTGGTTCAGTAGTCCATTATAAGTAAACTGTTAAACTCCAATAGTTTCTCTGTCTATATCTCAGGCATGGTAAAACTCTGATAGTCTCGTGATGTCCTGATGGAACTAGTAGGGAACCCTTTTGGTTCAATAAAGTCCACTCTTGTTTTGTTCAGGGTATTCGCCATTGTGACTTCCCTTGGAGGCAAAACTATCCCGTCTTTAGTACAAAAATCCTTGACTTTATTACCAAACTAAGGTTGAATATCCGATTGAAGCACTTGGACTAAAACCCTTGAATATCTTGGCAGCACTTTTGACTCATATGGATCTTCTCGGATGAAAAATCTCCACATTCTTTCACCATGAATTCTTCTGCCAAACAGAACCCCTAGATCAAAAAAATTTTCATTCTATGAAGGATATCGTGATACAGCCGGTGGAATTGCAGTTGCTGCTATCTTGGAGAGCCGCCATGATTCATCAATCTAATGAACCTAATTTGCATGTCTCTGTGTTGTGGTTTATGTTAGTCTTTTAGTTAACAATTACGACACATTTGTACTAAATGCTTGTTCTTGGTGCTTTAGTTTTAGGAGTTACAGAACAGTGATGAATGCTTGAGATTGAAGACGTATCTACACTGGCAGTTTAGCATGAACGTTTAACAACAAATTCCAAGGAATAAAGTTAACAACATAGGATTATCTTCATCTATTTACTTTAGATTGTTCTGTTTTTCTTTGCATAAATGTCGTGGATCCGCAGTCTAATATTATTCTGGAATTTGCTTCTCTTCTGTTCTTTAATTCTGTCCACTTTTGAAGAAATGGCCGTACTGggatatatgtgtatgtgtaacTGGTAAAGACCAATTGTACATGTGATTGATGATATAGAAGAAAGTCTTCTGGAGTCTTGATGACAGAGGTATTTCACATAAACAGTTATCATGACGGACTTATGATAGAATAGAGGATCTGGAGACATCTGAAGGTCCGATCTTTTCGTGACAATGACCATGTTGTTTAATTTAGATGAGAACTGATAAGTGACACTGAGAATGATATGGTCATTGTTGTTCTCATTCTGGCACAGCCATGTTTGCTTGCAAGGGATTTTGTTAGCACAGGACCACAATTTTTAACAATATTTAGTTAGGTGAATCTGAAGTTATATTGAACTGTTGCTTATAATTCTAAGGATGTTGCACGTGAGCcgttggttgaacgacaatcacattgcatgtaagggatcaccTACCTATTAGGTCGTGAGTTTGAATCCTACCCCTCCTCAAATctctgttttaaaaaaataaatatctaaAGATGTTACATTGATTCCTAAAGCCACAAGCATGTAGTGTTACCACCTGCAGAGTATTGCTCATCTGTATTGTTCACCAAAAGTTACACATATTTGCTCATTTTTTAGTCCATCCAAACGAACAAATGGGTTAAGCTCAAATCCATCATGGCCTTTGGCACACCTTTGCTCAGTCATCACCATTGGCTCAAATAGTATTTGTTGGAGAGAGATGACCGGGGGAGTGTCCATATGCATAGGCGATGGGTGATTCAATTTTGTCCCCAACCCATCTCTCTCAGGAGGTATATATAATCTCACCATCCCTCTCCTCCTCCCCTTTCCTCCTCTTGCATGCATATGCAATTATGTATTTACATTCATTCATATACATGCATGTACAAAAGATGTGGGCCATCTGGCCCGGTTTTCCGTGCGGTCCTTTGTCCTGGGCCATAAATCAGGGTGTTCAATACTCTGGGCTGGTTGGACTATATAAAAAGCCGATTCCAATAGGCCCACAGCGATGCTTTAAGGTCGGTCATCTAGGCATCACAATGGAATTATGGAACATAATAATTCCATAATAGAAAAGAAACATAACTTTGACCAAACTCTTCCAATACACACTTATATGCGTAACAAAAATGTTAACGCTGGTtatcttaataattcattttatCCTTTAACTGCTTTAAGTATAGGGGTATATAAAGCCTGATTGAAGAATCATAAAATCTGGTGATTAAATCAGAAAGTGACAAGTTAATAATTGAGATGATTGGGTGGGATTCTGGTCAATTTATGTATACGTAAATCAATAAATGGACAATAAAAGTTTCAATAAATATAAGTGGATTCCAATAGGCCCACAATGATGCGTTAAGATCGGTCATCTACGAATCGCAATGGAAACATAAGAGAAAAGGAACATAATTTTGACCAAACTCTTCCAATACACACTTTGTATACGTGAGTGGGACTCTATGAACCATAAAAGTTTCAAAGTCACCACCTCCCCTCCCACTCCACATGATAAATATGTTCACACTTCCTTCCTTCTCGTTTTGACTCACATCGCCCTCTTTGAACACTCACGTCACCAGTTGGCACGTCACTTTGAACACTTTATGGAAGAATTTCCAAGTATTCAATCTACGCCGTGTATTTGTGTAAGCttaacggtccagattgatgcagCGATCTTATAGCTTTGTGACAACTGGATCCGCCGAGACCCATCTCCACGTAACGGTCCAAATTCATGTTCTCATTCTTATACATAGAAAGCACTTAAACGGCGACGTTTTATGGTGCTGTCCTTCTACCTCCTGTCGTGGAAGGAAAACAAGGAAGAAACGGTACCGAGACCGGCACCTACGTTCACCGTTGTTTAAAACGCaagaggggggagagagagagagaaagcctCTCAGAAACCATAACCAaccaaaccctaaccctaaagtGCATTCATTGGAATTCAATTCTGAGGAAAAAAAATGGCTTCACTGGCTCTGTCTTCTCCTTCGCAAGCACATAAGGCGTCGTCGTTTCTGTCGTCGTCTTCTTCGTCGCTCTTCTCTCGTTCCTCACTCGGTTGTAAGGGCTTGGCTTCCGGTGCCTCTCGCTCACGAACCTTCGCTCAAATTGGTGTGGTAAGAAACAATATTCGTTGAGTGTGTGATTTTGGCTTAATTTATTGTTATTCTCTGTAATTAGTTGCTCTAATGTCCGTGTTTATGTATTCCACACGTGCATGTAATAGTAAAGTTGTGTTCTTTCCCCTGTACTGTTGATTGTTTGGAGGATTTGGCTGTTTGTTTTTACAGAATCTCGGGAAATTTTCCCGAGGACGAAAGTAATTAAATTCACCTTGAGATAAAGGTCGTTGGGTTTATGTAGCTATTGGTTTTGTACTACGAcggttttcaaaaaatatagatgatgcttataaatcttttgaGATGAGGGATAACCCTACGCAGATAGCACTGTTGTGGCACTGCATTAAGGCCCGGACAACCCTGGGGCCTGGGGTGACGTCTATGttgttttggttacaaaatttaCGTGATTGTCTTGTGATCCCTGACTTACTACAGAAATCTATGGAGCTGATATGGATATGAAAATAATGGCGAAGATGGTGTGTATTAATTGCAAGCTTTGTGGCTTTATGTACTGATGCCACCGGAGACAATATAAATTTCTAAGATATTATATTATCAAAGTGCAGTAAGAGAAAAGAACAATGCTTTATATGGTAGCTTTAGATTTTCACTAGTAAAGTCACAGGTAGTTGCTGATTCTCCCAAACTGCAATTGTTGCTGTGGTAGATAAGGCATGAGCATCAGTTTTTATTATTGTGGTTTGCCATCTCTGTATGATCTCTTCTTAATATTATATGTAGTTTGAGAGTTGTCAAGCTGTTTCTTGGTAGCGGTATACGTACTGTACTGATACAATTATTCATTGTACTAGAAATGTGACATGCAAGAGCCATTGAATATTGGCAATGGGAAACCAAGTATTCCCATCCTTAACGAACGAACTCTTCCCAAGTTCTTGGAGACAGCACGCATGGAAAAGGCAGTTAACAGAACTAATAATACGAGGCTGAAATTGTTTACTGGCACAGCAAATTCTGCTCTTTCTCAGGTAATTATGTTGCTATCGATTTTATAATTTTCCTGTAGGAATTGAAGACCCATTGTAGTGGAATGAGATTACATGTTCTATGGAAGTGCTACGTGCTGTTGATTTAAACGTTATTTTGGTTTGGCTGAGTGCATTTATTTCTCAATATGGATTAGAATGTGAAAGCTCCCTCGTTGTAGCATTCTCCTGAATTAAAATTCTTATTGTTTTGGAACCGTTTGATTGCTAACTTTCTGTCAGTTACCCCCAGGAAATTGCTAGGTACATGGGTCTGGAACTTGGAAAGATAAACATAAAGCGATTTGCTGATGGTGAAATCTATGTTCAGCTGCAAGAAAGTGTTAGAGGATGTGATGTTTTTTTGGTGCAGCCTACCTGCCCTCCAGCAAACGAGAATCTTATGGAGCTTTTAGTAATGGTGGATGCTTGTCGGAGAGCATCGGCCAAGAATATTACTGTTGTAATTCCATATTTTGGATATGCAAGAGCAGACAGAAAGGCAAGTTTCCTGCTGCCATCAAGTGTGGCTGGTTTCTGTTTAAGTTTTTGTGATAAGTTGAATATAATGATGTGCATGATCCATTTAATTATGTTAGGGGATGAGAGACAGCTATGCTCAAACACAACCTGGATGGCTGGTGTAAATGTGTTGATTGGAATATACTTACCCATATGTTATATGAAATACTTGAAAtccctttttcattttcttttttgatggtGGTGTGAAtgtttttcattctcttttctgGTTCAATGTTAAGCGAATATATGTTTGTGATGAGTTAACATTCCGTTATCATCTTATGCTAAATCACCGTCATTGGAATTGGGTTGTATTTTATACAGGATAATGTTTTAGcctccaatttttttaaatttcttttttgtctcCAGACTCAAGGTCGAGAGTCAATTGCGGCCAAACTTGTCGCCAACCTTATCACAGAAGCAGGTGCAAACCGTGTTCTTGCTTGTGATCTTCATTCTGGTCAGTCAATGGGTTACTTCGACATTCCAGTTGATCATGTGCATTGTCAGGTAATTTCAttcaaaaatgtatattttcaggttattattccattgttttgatttttctatTTCTCACTTCACATCCCCTGATGTTTGTATCACTGTATGTCTCTGTACTGTAGCCTGTAATTCTGGACTATCTCGCCAGCAAGACTATTGCTTCCAATGACTTGGTAGTAGTTTCACCAGATGTTGGTGGAGTGGCAAGAGCACGTGCTTTTGCTAAAAAACTATCTGATGCACCGTTGGCAATTGTGGATAAAAGGCGACATGGTCATAATGTCGCTGAGGTAAATCCAGCACCAATAATACTCACATCTTTCCTTGAGCTTTCTTAACAATAATTTGTTATTACATATCAAGTTTTGAGGTTGATTTGATTTCTTTAGCTATGAGTATATGACTTTTGGAAGATAACATCCCCACTTTTTCGATAGTTGTTTCTAAAAGTTCAATTGTTGTTCTTTAACATCCTGTATTTATCTTAGATATGTTGCATTGAGATTTTCAATTCTCATAAATGAATCTTTCACTCTTTCATGTGTGGCACAAAGGCTTTGAATGATGATAGCGACGATGTTCTCATTGTTGTTAAATATTTTGAGAACTCTTTTCTTTGTCAATGCATGTTTCTTATCTCAGTGATTCTCGTGATTTGATGATCAGATTAATTTGGCAGGCGTGGTGTTGGCTAATTTATTTGCTTCCATTGTTTCCCATACCATAAGTCAATCACAATGTTTCCATTACCTTGTTAGATGCATGTTCTTGTTTACCTGTAACTGTAGGAGTTTGATGTTGGGAGAAAAGAAACTTGCATCAATTGTCTTTTCTTAGTGTATTACATTAGTTAGTCCCTCAAATGTTATCTTAACATTTATCTGGCAGGTGATGAACCTTATTGGTGATGTTAAAGGAAAGGTTGCTGTTATGGTGGACGACATGATCGACACTGCCGGTGAGATCAATTGGGGTTGGGGGGGGCCCACCCTTAATTCAtccattaattttgatttttggaaCTCCAATATTCGTACAAGGTGTTAGactaggaaaaaaatatttgagagaCGATTGGCAGAGTTCTCTTTAATACTTTAAATATAAGTTTTGTAATATCTGGTTTCTTCTAAGCTTAACTACATATATAAGACA
Protein-coding regions in this window:
- the LOC120017065 gene encoding ribose-phosphate pyrophosphokinase 1 isoform X1, which gives rise to MASLALSSPSQAHKASSFLSSSSSSLFSRSSLGCKGLASGASRSRTFAQIGVKCDMQEPLNIGNGKPSIPILNERTLPKFLETARMEKAVNRTNNTRLKLFTGTANSALSQEIARYMGLELGKINIKRFADGEIYVQLQESVRGCDVFLVQPTCPPANENLMELLVMVDACRRASAKNITVVIPYFGYARADRKTQGRESIAAKLVANLITEAGANRVLACDLHSGQSMGYFDIPVDHVHCQPVILDYLASKTIASNDLVVVSPDVGGVARARAFAKKLSDAPLAIVDKRRHGHNVAEVMNLIGDVKGKVAVMVDDMIDTAGTIAKGAALLHQEGAREVYACCTHAVFSPPAIERLSGGLFQEVIISNTIPVAEKNYFPQLTVLSVANLLGETIWRVHDDCSVSSIFQ
- the LOC119980014 gene encoding uncharacterized protein LOC119980014, producing the protein MKLSFNLRDENQRSPLFKAKIPVTVFSQPFTSTVSANLNTPQDPSFSVSTNYSSGPSARLSYSASTTTVAPFTLSLKSGLGLSGSPRNSPLIFSAHFSLSSTNPSTITSAFSIHFKPQFGHFSLLKTTSSNPNPNSKPNSGSHTIPEANSDSGSRSNGQFGDGLVRDGWQEVKLEPCGGNDNGDVNANSDYTGIGPIGFMPERSLVSRDGKNLWSSRGVAIKARTVLPVTNRVAMNLRWGLNLPADLKGKVPYLTLDKIGIVRVEEVKEVKTITNKSDVGDVELLKGMYLWMKRDLEVLEKENMEMRQSLEGLRSGISSRKSYGESNGGRKTTLPPPNENMGEFDQWRSKRNGEAMPTPNHSLHHFEQWRGKKNGEGSAQRESKKPANQVTDLESELQKAIKAASL
- the LOC120017065 gene encoding ribose-phosphate pyrophosphokinase 1 isoform X2, whose product is MGLELGKINIKRFADGEIYVQLQESVRGCDVFLVQPTCPPANENLMELLVMVDACRRASAKNITVVIPYFGYARADRKTQGRESIAAKLVANLITEAGANRVLACDLHSGQSMGYFDIPVDHVHCQPVILDYLASKTIASNDLVVVSPDVGGVARARAFAKKLSDAPLAIVDKRRHGHNVAEVMNLIGDVKGKVAVMVDDMIDTAGTIAKGAALLHQEGAREVYACCTHAVFSPPAIERLSGGLFQEVIISNTIPVAEKNYFPQLTVLSVANLLGETIWRVHDDCSVSSIFQ